The Acidobacteriota bacterium genome includes a region encoding these proteins:
- a CDS encoding pyridoxal-phosphate dependent enzyme, translating to MWKYFDNLPLKDKRNIASLGEGDTALVHSRQIGPSLGLDQLYFKLEFQNPSGSYKDRFASMAASLMVEEKRDRMLATSSGNTGSALAAFAARFGFGLDLYVLETASRQKLVQAEAYGARVIRVREFGVTESGTNSVVERLKARARTSEAVLLISATCISPRQMAGVKTISFEVCEQLGAAPDHVFGPIGGGGLFYQCYQGYRDWFQQGRIDRVPRMHAAQPQGCATVVGPLSRNETRARAVTCTSQISGLQVAAVLDAQVALDTVLSSGGSGQMMPDEAVYFWQRRLIREEGIYTEPAGATALAGLELAVKQGLVKSAEKVVCLVTGGGFKHLESIDAMLEGASMPLINVDEI from the coding sequence ATGTGGAAGTATTTCGACAATCTGCCGCTGAAGGACAAACGTAATATTGCCTCGCTGGGAGAGGGCGACACCGCCCTGGTCCACAGCCGTCAGATCGGGCCCTCGCTGGGGTTGGACCAGCTCTATTTCAAGTTGGAGTTCCAAAACCCCTCGGGGTCCTACAAGGACCGTTTTGCCAGCATGGCCGCCTCCCTGATGGTCGAGGAGAAGCGCGACCGCATGCTGGCCACCTCGTCCGGCAATACCGGCTCGGCCCTCGCTGCCTTTGCGGCCCGCTTCGGCTTCGGGCTGGATCTTTATGTGCTGGAGACGGCCTCCCGCCAGAAGCTGGTCCAGGCCGAGGCCTACGGCGCCCGGGTGATCCGGGTTCGGGAGTTCGGAGTCACCGAGTCAGGAACCAACTCGGTGGTGGAACGACTCAAGGCCAGGGCCCGCACCAGCGAGGCCGTCCTGCTGATCTCGGCCACCTGCATCAGCCCGCGGCAGATGGCCGGAGTGAAGACCATCTCCTTTGAAGTTTGCGAGCAGCTCGGCGCCGCCCCCGATCACGTCTTCGGTCCCATTGGCGGGGGAGGCCTCTTTTACCAGTGCTACCAGGGATACCGGGACTGGTTCCAGCAGGGTCGCATCGACCGGGTTCCCAGGATGCACGCCGCCCAGCCCCAGGGGTGCGCCACGGTGGTGGGACCGCTGAGCAGGAACGAAACCCGCGCCCGGGCCGTTACCTGCACCAGCCAGATTTCCGGGCTCCAGGTGGCCGCCGTGCTGGACGCCCAGGTGGCCCTGGACACGGTGCTGTCCAGCGGCGGCTCGGGCCAGATGATGCCCGATGAGGCGGTATATTTTTGGCAGCGCCGCCTCATCCGGGAGGAAGGCATCTATACCGAGCCCGCGGGCGCCACAGCGCTGGCCGGCCTGGAGCTGGCGGTGAAACAGGGGCTGGTGAAGTCGGCCGAGAAGGTGGTTTGCCTGGTTACCGGGGGTGGCTTCAAGCACCTGGAATCCATCGACGCCATGCTGGAAGGCGCCTCCATGCCTCTCATCAACGTCGACGAAATCTGA
- a CDS encoding aminotransferase class IV: MPAFEPVVYFRDAIVPASQARVAYYDWGIIMGATVTDLVRTYGHKPFRLDDHLTRFYASCKYARIQPLLTQEETREVTLELLEHNLQGIGQSDDLAIVYFVTPGENAVYGGLPEGAVHQAPTFCIHTYPMQFATWQPLFREGAHVVIPSIRHVPPECLDPKVKNRSRLHWWLAEQEARLVDPRAITVLLDLDGNISEASGANFLIAKNGRLLSPTSRNILGGISLLNVSELCQELQIPFVEKNLQVHDVVNADEAFLATTPYGIAPVTKVNGLTIADGKPGPLFDRLTGAWSRQVGMDVLEQIMSPEKVH, from the coding sequence ATGCCAGCTTTCGAACCCGTCGTCTATTTTCGAGACGCCATCGTTCCGGCCTCTCAAGCCAGGGTTGCATACTACGACTGGGGCATCATCATGGGGGCCACCGTGACCGACCTGGTGCGGACCTATGGTCACAAGCCCTTTCGCCTGGACGACCATTTGACCCGCTTCTATGCATCCTGCAAGTACGCCCGCATCCAGCCGCTCCTGACCCAGGAAGAGACCCGCGAGGTCACCCTGGAGCTGCTGGAGCACAACCTGCAGGGAATCGGCCAGTCGGACGACCTGGCCATCGTCTACTTCGTTACCCCCGGGGAGAATGCCGTCTACGGCGGACTGCCCGAGGGAGCCGTGCACCAGGCGCCGACCTTCTGCATCCACACCTATCCCATGCAGTTCGCCACCTGGCAACCGCTGTTTCGGGAGGGCGCCCACGTGGTCATTCCCTCCATTCGGCACGTGCCCCCCGAGTGCCTTGACCCCAAGGTCAAGAACCGCAGCCGGCTCCACTGGTGGCTGGCGGAACAGGAGGCCCGCCTGGTCGATCCCAGGGCCATCACCGTGCTGCTCGACCTGGATGGCAACATCAGCGAGGCCAGCGGCGCCAACTTCCTGATCGCCAAGAACGGAAGGCTGCTGTCGCCCACCAGCCGCAACATCCTGGGCGGAATCAGCCTGCTCAATGTGAGCGAGCTGTGCCAGGAACTGCAGATTCCCTTCGTCGAGAAGAATCTGCAGGTTCACGACGTGGTGAATGCCGACGAGGCCTTCCTGGCCACCACTCCCTACGGCATTGCTCCGGTCACCAAGGTGAACGGGTTGACCATTGCCGACGGGAAACCGGGTCCGCTATTCGACCGCCTGACCGGGGCCTGGAGCCGGCAGGTGGGCATGGACGTCCTGGAGCAGATCATGAGCCCGGAGAAGGTTCACTGA
- a CDS encoding alpha/beta fold hydrolase yields MNADISTLDRVEVNGVQMAYTLRGQGADVVFLHGWMCNRTFWQRQCRELAGRNFRCLAVDFRGHGDSEAPAEGYSIEQLAGDLSAMMAALEIGPAVIVGHSMGGMVAQQFCLERPEQTAALVLVATIAADAEDRLISKRIAADARRMSFSGAFDRHFDAWFSPGAPHAVRDWVKRQMRSTPDDLGLQLVDAYSRFDLTRRLGEIIRPTLVIGTRSDDSAPPGQSRRLAELIPGARLALIEDCGHFPMLEKPELLSRALLSFLETQASPSED; encoded by the coding sequence ATGAACGCTGACATCTCCACATTGGACCGTGTCGAAGTCAACGGCGTCCAAATGGCCTACACCCTGCGCGGCCAAGGAGCCGATGTCGTTTTCCTGCACGGCTGGATGTGCAACCGAACCTTCTGGCAACGGCAGTGCCGGGAGCTGGCGGGCCGAAACTTCCGCTGCCTGGCGGTTGACTTTCGCGGGCACGGGGACTCGGAAGCGCCCGCCGAGGGCTATTCCATCGAGCAACTGGCCGGCGACCTGAGCGCCATGATGGCGGCTCTGGAGATAGGTCCCGCTGTTATCGTGGGTCACTCCATGGGGGGCATGGTGGCGCAGCAATTCTGCCTGGAGCGGCCGGAGCAGACCGCCGCGCTGGTGCTGGTGGCAACCATCGCCGCCGATGCGGAAGACCGGCTGATCTCCAAGAGAATCGCCGCCGATGCCCGCCGAATGAGTTTCTCCGGTGCTTTCGACCGCCATTTCGACGCCTGGTTCTCTCCCGGCGCTCCGCATGCGGTCCGCGACTGGGTCAAGAGGCAGATGCGATCCACCCCCGACGACCTCGGCCTGCAACTGGTCGACGCCTACAGCCGCTTCGACCTCACTCGCCGGCTGGGAGAGATTATTCGGCCGACGCTGGTGATCGGCACGCGATCGGACGACTCGGCTCCTCCCGGCCAAAGCCGCCGCCTGGCCGAGCTGATCCCCGGCGCCCGACTGGCCCTGATCGAAGACTGCGGACACTTCCCCATGCTGGAGAAGCCGGAATTGTTGAGCCGGGCTCTGCTGTCTTTCCTGGAAACTCAGGCCTCCCCCAGCGAGGATTGA
- a CDS encoding propionyl-CoA synthetase gives MVVSPQEIDPGQKAMETSYETVHRRSLEESEAFWAEAAEAVHWDRKWDRVLDVSRGQFVHWFKGGRVNTCYNAVDRQVESGRAAQVALIYDSPVTGIVRQISYRELQQEVSRFAGALRAAGLEKGDRLIVYMPMIPEAVVAMLACARIGVVHSVVFGGFASQELAIRIDDARPKAIVTASCGIEVQQVIPYKPLLDEAIDLAEHKPSVCVVYQRPQALASLLPGRDRDWQEMMASADPVDCLSLEATDPLYILYTSGTTGKPKGVVRDNGGHAVALRWSLENIYDVQAGDVFWAASDIGWAVGHSYTVYGPLMHGCTSVLYEGKPVGTPDAGAFWRVVSQHGVNVLFTAPTAFRAIKKEDPEGEHLKDHDVSCLRYLFLAGERLDPDTFHWAGRLLGIPVIDHWWQTESGWPMAANCMGLSPHPLKAGSAGKPVPSYDIQVLDGEGRVLGPGEEGLIAVKLPLPPGCLPTLWNDDRRFLESYLSRFPGYYFTADGGFKDEDGYLFVMGRVDDVINVAGHRFSTGRMEEVVSGHPDVAECAVVGARDELKGQIPMGFVVLKAGVERQWGAIEAEIIREVRSDIGAVASFKKALLVKRLPKTRSGKVLRRTLRDLADGRDYAIPSTIDDPAILGEIEGVLQDYRSS, from the coding sequence ATTGTCGTTTCGCCCCAAGAAATCGATCCAGGACAGAAAGCCATGGAAACATCCTACGAAACCGTCCACCGCCGTTCCCTGGAGGAGTCGGAAGCTTTCTGGGCCGAGGCGGCCGAGGCTGTGCACTGGGACCGCAAGTGGGACCGTGTCCTGGATGTCTCCCGAGGGCAGTTCGTCCACTGGTTCAAGGGCGGCAGGGTCAACACCTGCTACAACGCCGTGGACCGGCAGGTGGAGAGTGGGCGGGCGGCGCAGGTCGCCCTGATCTACGACAGCCCCGTCACCGGGATCGTCCGCCAAATTTCCTATCGTGAACTTCAACAGGAGGTCTCACGCTTCGCCGGAGCGCTGCGTGCCGCCGGCCTGGAAAAGGGGGACCGGCTGATCGTCTACATGCCCATGATCCCCGAAGCGGTGGTTGCCATGCTGGCCTGTGCCCGCATCGGCGTGGTGCACTCGGTCGTCTTCGGCGGCTTCGCCTCCCAGGAACTTGCCATACGGATCGACGATGCCCGCCCCAAGGCTATCGTGACCGCTTCCTGCGGGATCGAGGTGCAGCAGGTAATTCCCTACAAGCCCCTGCTGGACGAGGCTATAGACCTTGCCGAGCACAAGCCGTCGGTATGCGTGGTCTACCAGAGGCCGCAGGCGCTGGCATCGCTCCTTCCGGGACGAGACCGGGACTGGCAGGAAATGATGGCGTCTGCCGATCCGGTGGACTGCCTGTCACTGGAGGCGACCGACCCCCTTTACATTCTCTACACGTCAGGGACAACCGGGAAGCCCAAGGGTGTGGTGCGAGACAACGGGGGACACGCGGTGGCCTTGAGGTGGAGCCTTGAAAACATCTATGACGTGCAGGCGGGGGACGTCTTCTGGGCGGCTTCCGACATCGGTTGGGCGGTGGGGCATTCCTATACGGTTTACGGTCCCCTGATGCACGGCTGCACCAGCGTGCTCTACGAGGGAAAGCCGGTGGGGACGCCTGACGCGGGAGCCTTCTGGCGGGTGGTGTCGCAGCACGGGGTGAATGTTCTGTTCACGGCCCCGACCGCGTTCCGGGCCATCAAGAAGGAAGATCCGGAGGGGGAGCACCTCAAGGACCACGACGTCTCCTGCCTGCGCTATCTCTTCCTGGCCGGTGAGCGGCTGGATCCGGACACCTTTCACTGGGCCGGGCGCCTGCTGGGGATCCCGGTCATCGACCACTGGTGGCAGACCGAGAGCGGCTGGCCGATGGCCGCCAACTGCATGGGGCTCTCCCCCCATCCGCTCAAGGCAGGCTCGGCCGGTAAGCCCGTTCCCAGCTACGACATCCAGGTGCTTGACGGCGAGGGCCGGGTTCTGGGACCCGGAGAGGAAGGACTGATCGCCGTCAAGCTCCCGTTGCCCCCAGGCTGCCTGCCGACCCTGTGGAACGACGACCGGCGCTTTCTGGAGTCCTATCTCAGCCGTTTCCCCGGCTACTACTTTACGGCCGACGGCGGCTTCAAGGACGAGGACGGATACCTCTTCGTCATGGGGCGGGTGGACGACGTCATCAACGTTGCCGGCCACCGCTTCTCCACCGGCAGAATGGAGGAGGTGGTCTCCGGTCATCCCGACGTGGCCGAGTGCGCCGTAGTCGGAGCCCGGGACGAGCTCAAGGGGCAGATCCCCATGGGATTCGTGGTGCTCAAGGCCGGCGTGGAGCGCCAGTGGGGTGCCATCGAAGCGGAGATCATCCGGGAAGTCCGGTCGGACATCGGAGCCGTGGCCAGCTTCAAGAAAGCGCTGCTGGTCAAGCGTCTACCCAAGACCCGCTCCGGCAAGGTCCTGCGCCGGACCCTTCGGGACCTGGCCGACGGCCGGGATTACGCCATTCCTTCCACTATCGACGATCCTGCCATTCTTGGAGAAATCGAGGGCGTGCTGCAGGACTACCGAAGTTCCTGA
- a CDS encoding lyase family protein — protein MSRNPCRVEHDFLGAVQVPRDALFGAQTQRALENFPLSGERSIGDYPVLTEALLSIKWAAAAANRKAGFLDAGVAGAIVQGARELIGEDAGRHFPIHRFHGGGGTSANMNANEVLANRAEELLGGRRGQYRRVHPNDHVNLHQSTNDVYPTACRMAVIASWPSLAQGLARLGQVVRDRTSRFGDEPRVARTCLQDAVAVTFGDLFGGYRTALTRAADRIARDVEQLHAVNLGGTIVGRPQDAPESYRKQILPRLREVSGDPAYRLAPDLFDAAQNPDGMVAVSSGLELLARALVKIAKDLRLLSSGPEAGLGEIRLPAVQPGSSIMPGKVNPVIPEFVVQCCFQVIGNHAACAGALDHGELDLNIWESVLLFNVLDSIGLLVNAANTLAERCLEGVTAVPETNRRNADSIIPLLTELVKARGYSAVSRICREAGGDVQKIRELLKKEGWI, from the coding sequence ATGTCCCGCAACCCCTGCCGCGTGGAGCACGACTTCCTGGGAGCGGTCCAGGTCCCGAGGGATGCCCTTTTCGGAGCCCAGACCCAACGCGCCCTGGAAAACTTTCCCCTGTCGGGGGAACGCTCCATCGGCGACTATCCGGTGCTGACCGAGGCGCTCCTCAGCATCAAGTGGGCGGCTGCCGCGGCCAACCGGAAGGCGGGTTTCCTGGACGCCGGGGTGGCCGGGGCCATTGTCCAGGGGGCACGGGAACTGATCGGCGAGGATGCCGGCCGCCATTTTCCCATCCATCGCTTCCACGGAGGCGGAGGCACGTCGGCCAACATGAACGCCAACGAAGTGCTGGCCAACCGGGCCGAAGAACTTCTGGGAGGACGCCGGGGCCAGTACCGGCGGGTGCATCCCAACGATCACGTCAACCTCCATCAGTCCACCAACGACGTCTACCCAACCGCTTGCCGCATGGCCGTGATCGCTTCCTGGCCCTCTCTGGCCCAAGGCCTGGCACGGTTGGGGCAGGTCGTGCGAGACCGGACGTCCCGGTTTGGAGACGAGCCCCGGGTGGCCAGAACCTGCCTTCAGGATGCCGTGGCCGTCACTTTCGGAGACCTGTTCGGGGGCTATAGGACCGCCCTGACCAGAGCCGCCGATCGGATCGCCCGCGACGTGGAACAGCTGCACGCCGTAAACCTGGGAGGAACCATCGTTGGTCGTCCCCAGGATGCTCCCGAGAGCTACCGGAAGCAGATCCTTCCCCGCCTTCGGGAAGTCAGCGGGGACCCGGCCTACCGATTGGCCCCCGACCTCTTCGACGCTGCCCAGAACCCGGACGGCATGGTGGCCGTCTCATCCGGCCTGGAACTGCTGGCCCGGGCCCTCGTCAAGATCGCCAAGGACCTGCGCCTCCTCAGTTCCGGCCCCGAGGCCGGCCTGGGGGAGATCCGGCTCCCCGCTGTTCAACCCGGCTCCTCCATCATGCCGGGCAAGGTGAATCCGGTGATTCCCGAGTTTGTCGTTCAGTGCTGCTTTCAAGTCATCGGAAACCATGCGGCTTGCGCCGGCGCCCTGGACCACGGCGAACTGGACCTGAACATCTGGGAGAGCGTCCTGCTGTTCAATGTGTTGGATTCGATAGGCTTGCTGGTAAACGCGGCCAACACCCTGGCCGAGCGCTGCCTTGAAGGAGTGACGGCGGTGCCGGAAACCAACCGGCGGAACGCCGACTCCATCATCCCCCTGTTGACCGAGCTGGTGAAGGCTCGGGGTTACTCGGCCGTCAGCCGAATTTGCCGGGAGGCTGGAGGCGACGTGCAAAAGATCCGGGAGTTGTTGAAGAAAGAAGGCTGGATATGA
- a CDS encoding Gfo/Idh/MocA family oxidoreductase, with product MAKRRIGVVGCGSIGRRHARVLSARPELSVELCESHPDHLQRALREVGEVPTHASLESLLATRPEMVVIATPHRLHAEMAIRSLQAGCHVLCEKPMSDSLAGARRMLQAAEASSRVFSVGFTYHFHPVMRHLKELIQEGAFGRILSLHFHVGTYLTLMNSISRHQAEVEGAIAMDYAHQPDLYHWWLGKTPVRVYAAGCRGGDLPLQSNPNLMAVTLEYQEPLIATIHMNYVQHPDHGSCEVIGDKGWALFDLRSGSLRLGNRDPESETVRTFELERDPLMADEHQAFLDAVAGRRPPESPAREAIQSMRIVEAIIQSWRRGAPVTLEE from the coding sequence ATGGCCAAGAGACGCATCGGGGTGGTCGGCTGCGGGTCCATCGGGCGCAGGCACGCCCGGGTGTTGTCGGCCCGTCCGGAGCTTTCGGTGGAGTTGTGCGAATCCCACCCCGACCACTTGCAGCGGGCCTTGCGTGAGGTGGGCGAAGTTCCGACCCATGCTTCCCTCGAGAGCCTGCTGGCCACCCGTCCGGAAATGGTGGTGATCGCCACCCCCCACCGATTGCATGCCGAAATGGCGATTCGGTCGCTCCAGGCCGGTTGCCACGTGCTCTGCGAAAAGCCCATGAGCGACAGCCTGGCCGGGGCCCGGCGCATGCTCCAGGCGGCCGAGGCCAGTTCCCGGGTCTTCAGTGTGGGGTTCACCTACCATTTCCATCCGGTGATGCGGCACCTGAAGGAGCTAATCCAGGAAGGAGCCTTCGGGCGCATCCTCTCGCTGCACTTCCACGTGGGGACCTATCTCACCCTGATGAACTCCATCTCCCGGCACCAGGCCGAGGTGGAGGGGGCCATCGCCATGGACTATGCCCACCAACCCGACCTGTATCACTGGTGGTTGGGGAAGACTCCGGTCAGGGTCTATGCCGCCGGTTGCCGGGGAGGCGATCTGCCCCTGCAATCCAATCCCAACCTGATGGCAGTCACCCTGGAGTACCAGGAGCCGCTGATCGCCACCATTCACATGAATTACGTGCAGCATCCCGATCACGGCTCCTGCGAAGTAATCGGGGACAAGGGCTGGGCTCTTTTCGACCTGCGCTCCGGCTCGCTACGCCTGGGCAATCGCGATCCCGAGTCGGAAACGGTCCGCACCTTCGAACTGGAGAGGGACCCCTTGATGGCCGACGAGCACCAGGCCTTCCTGGATGCGGTGGCGGGCCGCCGTCCGCCGGAGAGTCCGGCCCGAGAGGCCATTCAGTCCATGCGCATTGTCGAGGCCATCATCCAGTCCTGGAGGCGGGGCGCACCGGTGACCCTGGAGGAGTAA
- a CDS encoding cupin domain-containing protein has translation MKSQDPSPAEATPTPEEEAPPTEIVTVRPTEEVMSKQRLPYFFGVSDETSGARGISMSLVVIPPGGAAEPHYHRGFETAIYMLEGSVETRYGKGLSRRVTHRPGDFLFIPPGVPHQPVNLSDREPARAIVARNNPSTNEEVVFYDPASEDMD, from the coding sequence ATGAAATCCCAAGACCCATCCCCTGCCGAAGCCACCCCAACACCCGAGGAAGAAGCGCCCCCAACGGAAATCGTGACCGTGCGTCCCACCGAGGAGGTGATGTCCAAGCAGCGCCTCCCCTATTTCTTTGGAGTCTCGGACGAGACTTCCGGAGCACGGGGAATCTCCATGAGCCTGGTGGTCATCCCCCCGGGCGGAGCGGCCGAGCCCCACTACCATCGAGGTTTCGAAACCGCGATTTACATGCTGGAAGGGAGTGTCGAGACCCGCTACGGGAAGGGGCTGAGCCGGAGGGTGACCCATCGCCCGGGAGATTTCCTTTTCATTCCGCCCGGCGTGCCGCATCAGCCCGTCAACCTCAGCGACCGGGAGCCGGCCCGGGCCATCGTGGCCCGCAACAACCCCAGCACCAACGAAGAGGTGGTCTTTTACGATCCGGCCTCGGAGGATATGGACTGA
- a CDS encoding SDR family oxidoreductase, which translates to MKLKDRVAIITGGGTGIGKGIAKCFAREGARLMLAQRRLEVAERTAGELGGRALACDVSSRPQVERLLEETLRHYGQIDILVNNAAVTGLPALTPFLDCSEEAWDNILDVNLKGTFLCSQLAARHMASRGKGVIINISSVGAYAAQSWAAAYCASKGGMEGLTKAMALELSSQGIRVVGIAPGDIVVEKNQQLGQELEELGVDRTYVRKTPLARRGLPEEIGGAAAFLASDDASFVQGTTLIVDGGFLSY; encoded by the coding sequence ATGAAACTGAAGGACAGAGTGGCCATCATCACCGGCGGAGGCACCGGTATCGGCAAGGGGATCGCCAAGTGCTTCGCCCGCGAGGGGGCCCGCTTGATGCTGGCTCAACGCCGCCTGGAGGTGGCCGAACGGACGGCGGGAGAGCTGGGAGGCCGGGCCCTGGCCTGTGACGTCTCTTCCCGGCCTCAGGTGGAACGGCTGTTGGAGGAGACGCTTCGCCATTACGGGCAGATCGATATCCTGGTCAATAACGCCGCCGTCACCGGATTGCCGGCGCTCACCCCTTTTCTGGACTGTTCGGAGGAGGCCTGGGACAACATCCTGGATGTGAACCTGAAGGGCACATTTCTCTGCTCCCAGCTCGCCGCCCGCCACATGGCCTCCCGGGGGAAAGGCGTCATCATCAACATCTCTTCGGTAGGGGCTTACGCGGCCCAGAGCTGGGCGGCTGCCTATTGCGCCAGCAAGGGGGGGATGGAGGGATTGACCAAGGCCATGGCCCTGGAGCTGTCCTCCCAGGGCATCCGGGTGGTGGGGATCGCGCCAGGCGACATCGTGGTCGAGAAAAACCAGCAGCTCGGCCAGGAATTGGAGGAGCTGGGGGTGGACCGCACCTATGTTCGAAAGACCCCGCTGGCCCGCCGCGGGCTGCCGGAGGAGATCGGGGGCGCCGCCGCCTTTCTGGCCTCCGACGACGCCAGCTTCGTACAGGGAACCACGTTGATCGTGGACGGCGGCTTTCTCAGCTACTGA
- a CDS encoding M14 family metallopeptidase — translation MSRAPEFDIDAIGRETKEIRSFSVDLPEGLGDLARQSFLASSGFCPEDRIAAEMALQFDGETLSMPVLTARGRKNGPTLVVTAGVHGDEYEGMEAIYRTYEALDPDRLNGTFVAVPIVTLTAFWLGIRCNPVDSLNMARVFPGSTDGSFSQRLAQAVLQRVLRHADFYIDLHSSGRNYHMLTLCGYSMLGEQAAVAREAALAFGAPVVWAHPNTSAGRTLSATLDLGIPSLYTEAYGAGHVRPEDVDCYTQGLANLLKFLDMTVLEGAGLPAGYRPWLLGGSGDMDVAIKCRQGGLFFASLEIGARVRRGDLLGIIRSLDGRVIEEVTAPAEGVLILMRATPRIYPGENIAALASEA, via the coding sequence ATGAGCCGTGCACCTGAATTTGACATCGATGCCATCGGCAGGGAAACCAAGGAGATCCGTTCCTTTTCGGTGGACCTGCCCGAGGGGCTGGGAGACTTGGCCCGGCAGAGCTTTCTGGCCTCCAGCGGCTTTTGTCCGGAAGACCGCATTGCCGCCGAGATGGCCCTGCAGTTCGATGGCGAGACATTGTCGATGCCCGTCCTGACGGCCAGGGGCCGCAAGAACGGGCCCACGCTGGTGGTGACGGCCGGGGTTCATGGAGACGAGTACGAGGGGATGGAAGCCATCTACCGGACCTACGAAGCCCTGGATCCCGACAGGCTGAATGGGACTTTCGTGGCCGTGCCCATCGTCACCCTGACGGCTTTCTGGCTCGGCATCCGCTGCAATCCCGTCGACTCCCTCAACATGGCACGGGTGTTTCCGGGCAGTACCGACGGCAGCTTCAGCCAGCGGCTGGCCCAGGCCGTGCTGCAGCGGGTGTTGCGCCATGCCGACTTCTACATCGACCTGCACAGCTCGGGGCGCAACTATCACATGTTGACCCTTTGCGGCTACTCCATGCTGGGCGAGCAGGCCGCCGTCGCCCGGGAAGCCGCCCTGGCCTTTGGAGCCCCGGTGGTCTGGGCTCATCCCAACACGTCTGCAGGGAGGACCCTCTCGGCCACCCTGGACCTCGGCATTCCTTCTCTCTATACCGAGGCTTATGGAGCCGGCCACGTGCGGCCCGAGGACGTGGACTGCTACACCCAAGGGCTGGCCAACCTGTTGAAATTTCTCGACATGACGGTATTGGAAGGCGCCGGCCTTCCCGCGGGCTATCGGCCCTGGCTGCTGGGGGGATCCGGAGACATGGACGTGGCCATCAAGTGCCGGCAGGGCGGATTGTTTTTCGCCTCCCTGGAGATCGGTGCGCGAGTGCGCCGGGGAGACCTGCTGGGCATCATCCGCAGCCTGGACGGCAGGGTGATCGAAGAGGTCACGGCCCCGGCGGAGGGTGTGCTGATCCTGATGCGAGCCACGCCTCGCATCTACCCGGGCGAGAATATCGCTGCCCTGGCTTCCGAAGCCTGA